The Coffea arabica cultivar ET-39 chromosome 2c, Coffea Arabica ET-39 HiFi, whole genome shotgun sequence genome includes the window aattgatcaagaatgggaggtagaagggtgcgcggtggacgctgagactcaccaacaggaaattaaattgatgcgcggagggacgcgattacgctccaacaggaatttaaattgtcaagaatgagagatagaagggtgcgcggtggacgctgagactcacccacaagaaatttaaattgtcgagaagggggatagaagggtgcgcggtggacgctgagactcaccaacaggaaattaaattgatgcgcggagggacgcgattacgctccaacagaaaattaaattgtcaagaatgggagatagaagggtgcgcggtggacgctgagactcaccaacaggaaattaaattgatcaagaatgggaggtagaagggtgcgcggtggacgctgagactcaccaacaggaaattaaattgatgcgcggagggacgcgattacgctccaacaggaatttaaatttgtcaagaatgggaggtagaagggtgcgcggtggacgctgagactcaccaacaggaaattaaattgatcaagaatgggaggtagaagggtgcgcggtggacgctgagactcaccaacaggaaattaaattgatgagcggagggacgcgattacgctccaacaggaatttaaatttgtttttcttgattgattgatttttttttttttttttttttgaaaaggtcCAAAGTGACGAATTTTAAAACTAGAAGGATACCAATGACAATTCTCCCTTCATGAGATTCGAGAGGTACATACATATGTCACTATCCTCTCGATTTTAAaaaactctttttctttttgcactttttttctttcacaaaaCCGATTTAGAACGCATTACCAAAATTGGAGCTCACTCCTTTTGCTATTTGCTCCAGCGTAAATCATGTTTAACAAAAACCACATTTTTCATGCTTTCGAAAAGGTAGAAAAAGTGATCACATAATGCCACCACCCATGTGATCCCTTGTGATTCCTTTGGCCTTGAGAACCATGCAAGCATGATCTTTTGATATCAAAATTGCTCCCCAAGAATTGTGCTGCAACTTGTGTTGAATCTTCTCAATTTTTTAGCATCAGTCAGTTATACTTCCCTTTGTATCACAAATCAACTCTTTCTAATGACCAGATCTGAAGGACTGCCCGTTTCAAGTTTCAACACTCTGCTCTTCATTCATGATCTCTTGTGCTCCAAAACCTTACATTGATGACCTTAACATTTCGGATTTTCCCTAAGGTCACccccattttcttttcctttttctatttcttctttttttctttttcttcttttttttttctctttttttttcatttttgaaaagACACCCATTCGGGTTTTCACTCAATGAACAAATCTTGTTAACAACCTTTATCAACTCAGAAATATATTTAAAGAATGATGGCATTAGTGCGATAAtccttcccatgcaaaattggtgaaggtgtattgacatcatttgccatttgattaagtgatttttatcAGAAATGCCACTAAAGCGGAGGTCGAGACTTTCATAATTTTTGTGATGGGCTCAGATGGGGTGGAGAAATATTAAAGGTTGAAAGCAAAATCTTCAAAAAGGTTTCAAAACCCTAAGATCACGTTCTATCAATATTTGCTCCAGTATAAGggtattaatattgaaaaaaattgccccagtttggCTTTTgaatcctttttttctttttttcttcttttttttttttttttttttggaataacaGGAGATAAAAATTTACCCCAGTGTGAGGTTTGCAATCTTTATGAGGGCTATCAAATAAAGGGTTAAATTATTCTGGAGGTTCAATGGGGAAAACTAGGGATAAGATGttcaaagagaaaagaagaaggctCGCCTTTGATCCGCCATAGATggtatttcaaaaagaaaaatcacataatcagataaaaaaaatttattacacaTGTCTGAATTGATTGGCAAAGGAAAGACCTGTCCATCAAGTTCTGTACGAATGGACGTTCTTCCGGATAGCACTCTTTGAACAATAAATGACTCTTGCCAAGTTGGAACAAACTTTTCTTTAACCTCCTCTTGAATCGGAAGAATTTACTTCAAAACCTTATCCCTCACTTCAAATAAGCGAGATTTGTCTTTCTTGTCATAACTAACGAACCATCCTTTGATGATAGCATTGTCCATGACAAACATTCAACTTCTTTTTCATCAATTAGAGACAGCAACTCATTGTGCTCCTTAATCCATTCGATTTCTTCTGCCTGAGCCTTTGTCAAAATGTGCAAGGACGGAATCTCGGTTTTGGCATGTATTACCACTTCCATTACAGTATAAGAGGGCAAGGTGTTACCCCAACTTAGAAATATAATCTCCAATGAAATGCTCCCAGAATTCAAttgcaaaatttgcaaaatcGAAGGGAaaactctctttttctttttctttttttcaatcccttttttttctttttctctttttttcattttttttcattttttttccttcttttttttactattctctcttttttttttctctcattccccctttcttttattttctcttttctttttctcttttttttttctttattcccccttttttcttttctcttctctttttttttctcttttcattccccccttttcttttctcttttttttttttcaagttggtTGCTGAAGTATGTACTCCTTTTGAGCAAATGGCCGATCCTCCACTTTACAATGTAGCATCATTGCTCCATTTTTATTCGTgattaatctccaaatttgcaAGTTTTGAATTGCACTTTTTCCTCGATCTCAACCATAAACACCTGCATAAGGGGAATTTTTCAAAGCActtgaatttttcaattttttacttttttttttgttttttgttttttgtttttgtttttgtttttttttgttttttttttttttgagcaatgAAGTAACAATTAAGATTCATGCAAAGTATTGACTTAtcaagattttaaaaaatatatacttgATCTTGGACATACCCtacaaatgtattataaaaCTTTTGCCccaatttgaacttatttggtgaagtctcacaaatatattacaaaaaatttgccccaatttgggcttattttagttgcaaaataatcacatacaatgtgaatagaaactacatttttcaaatgaaaaaattaaatgTCATATCCAAACTCATGTAGAAGATTCCATGATAAATCCCtcaaaataagaccaaattgtaAAAGATCTCTTCCTCATTTTGGGATCGGTGTTGAGGGAAAAGGATCACTTTTCTTATGAGCTCATCTTTTAGGACCAATCAAATGGATATTATTCAGGATTTTGAGATGGCTCAGGGGAGTGGTATGTCAggatctgttttttttttttttttttcaaattgtaTCTAGcacattcaatatcacatcttggtgaaagcaaatagtttatcactcttatttcttgagaaaactcagtcaacatataagctgtaTAGGCTTGTAatatatgggtagaaacgatagctaaacatataAGAACAGGTTATGaccttatgatcatgagtgattgGAAGATTCCTCAGAAGCAagattttcacttcaaattgtcatgaaagataagtcaacaatggactttatgagcttgtaatatGGCTTAACAACGAtagctaaaagaaataaactttTCAAGGACAACGCACTTAAGATCGCATTCCTTcaaaaattgccccaattttgatttgactctctctcttttttttttttttttttttttttcaatcactaGAGGGAATTCAGCATTGGATGtctttacttttttcttttcttttcatttttttcatcatttttcacatttttcttttttctttttttttttttaccaatactGATATCCCAATGTCAATGATCAAATTGAAAACTCCCTAATTTGGAGTGTAGATGGCCCTTCTTTCTTTTCGATATTGAATACCAAAATATCAATGGTAGAGTCAAAATCCCCCAACTTgtaattctttcttcttttttcactcgttttctttatttgatgtccctttcaaaaattttgagcatctttgccattttttttcaattctcaaatctccttccccagtgtgggggtgcgatcataagtgcttttAAAACGAACCACCAATTTAGGCTCAAACGAGGATGCAAAGGATGGATAGTGTATAGATAGTAGAAACGATagtcaaagtatcattcttatttctcatgacaaccaaagtaaaaaATAGCCcattgaaaaaattcatttccttttgacatttgaaaatttcatcaatATAGGGTTATGATCAccaaggctcttatttgaaacaaaattgtgCTTGCGATGGTTCAAAAAGGAGACTGAATGATAAAAACTATATGGATAGAGAAATGAAAGCCTAAAGCATCATCCCAAATTCCCAAAATAAGAAGTAATGtgcatttttgctttcactcagATGTGTATTGAATCTGATTAGACACCCAGGACATTTTCACGGTAAAAAAATTGTCTCACTTTGAAGCTAGTCAACCAATGCGACTGATCTTGGAGGTTCAATAGAAGTggacaaaaaaatgaaaatgaaaagtgtTGGGGTTGATCTTTTACGACAAGCTATCAAATTTGAATGACCCCCTTTTATTTCCGACTATCCTCATTGaatagtttagaccacaaaTCTAGTGTATGCAAAGAATTTTGAGAATTGGACATACGCTCATGAATTTCGAACAAGAGGTCAAATAATTTCAATTTAGCCTTATTTCTtaggattcatcatgaaatctcccaatgagcaaataaagaatgagtatatacaaaacaatagtTGTCTAAATAAAACTTTATTattcaaatgtttgaaaatttctcaaatataatacatgtgagaaaaataaaaatctctaaaaaataaactttcaaatatatacacactTTCTCTTTCTATCTTTTGAGACAAAATGTATTAGAAACAATGAATCAAGAGATTTTTGAGATGCTTTACACTAGCATTTTCAAATggatttttcattcattttttttaattttttttcacattgtaggatctgcccaagaatcaagtaacacttgtaatttttcaaaatttattagacccaaaaatattatcagatgtaggaaaaaatatttttttacctTGTTAAAACAACTTTTATAAATAcaggggaggggaaaaaaaaataaaagcaaaatacCCAGAATTAGtaagcaaaactgcaaaatcggtatgcatgtcctatgggagagcccttttatgccaagggttggcctagcatgaaaatgcaatcctcaggggtaggcaccatacaatacccgatggatccgatcgacttattgagattcgaataaaagacaattttgaaaaaattgaataaTTGGAGTGACAAGAGACAATTTGTcctaacaaaatgaggacaaagtccgaatgggttgaatgctttgattgacatataaagtgatattaaaatcaatttagtgtgaaaagcttatttttgaaagaattgaaatgTCTCGACTAGTTTATTCGGTAAACCATAGatcaaaaccttttttttttttttaaaaaaaaaaaaggaataaacgGGCCAAAtggatcgaatgaaattgattatTAGTTCAAAAATTGATTAGATTATCCTAAAAGCGAATAAaactgatcaaatgaattggatgaaattgaaaatttatttaaaaaaaattgacttaattatcctaaaaaaaataatggattggatggaattgacggtttattcaaaattgactgaattatcctaaaagtaaatgaacggatcaaatggattgaatgaaattgaggatttattcaaaaattggttggattgtcctaaaaaatgaataaactggTAAAATTGATTGGATGAAACTGACGATTTATTCACAATTGACTGAATTATCCTAAAATCGAATGAACAgatcaaatgcattgaatgaaattgaggatttattcaaaaattggctggatcaccctaaaaaggggtaaattgatcaaatgaattgaatgaaattaatgatttatttcaaaatgaaattgaatgaaaatgaaatttaaaaaaatgagcAAAATTGTATGGATCGAATGATCTATAAAAAATCGATTCAATCATCTTAGATGTAAAAAtggaatgaatgaaattgatggtttatttgaaagttgattAAATTGTCaacccattggtagtttcaaaaaattcattgcgATGCatcagtctatgagccttcgGAAATCAAGATTTGACCTTAACATACTTatcatctcaacaatgaggaatttgtgaatttcttcaacttaatgtcctttacgcaagggatttttaccaattctgataaaatggccaaaaagtgattattaaaggctcatattctaatgcgtAAAAACTGTTCCATCATTCTCAATGCCGTCGCACAAAAGGGATcgaatcctaccttaccttgtgcactacccctttggatggtacaaaaaatataaacgtgtaagtctcattggattacatatccgagacacaaagCGGCTTATTCCTAACGCGGGATCCCCTATGCGGCATTCCCTCTAAAGTTAATgtatgatgccagtttattaaagcgattaAATATGCAATGAAATAATTGACATATGATCTAAAAGTACCCCATTTAAATGccggggtaagcctaaaatgaaatgtattcatgctgcaaatgcgaagcattgaatttaaacgtgtcacatcaaatagggtaggctcctagagagtaccatgccaggactcttattttctaggacTTACGAATGCAATGAAGAcacaaaaaccaagaaaagttagtttagacagataaatacacataacacattgtagcaatgAAATCAACACaaggaaataaagcaataaaaagaggaaagggattggacccctcccctcgtgaatagtgtccctaatagggtaaggtcgactctaccctaggcaagctaaaatggatgcatgaggttagggttcactaatgcatctagactcgataggttttaggtccccgagccttcagacttggaaaccaagggtcatcactcccaaggttccttgtcggtggctcgagcgattccccagacgttgctacgcacacgtcgtgttacggctacccgtctgggcgaatctaaaaagaatcctcaaccttcgactaaaaactaataggtcatcaacctaaagtttaaagcggaagatcgagtgacccctcggatcatgctacgcacacgtcgtaatacgatcacatgtccaagtgggtcgcctaaaatcctaatagggtggagtggcgtgacaagccactaaaagaaaaataaataagggataaaaaataaaacgtatgcacgtatgccaGTGCTcattttggaggggagggatcgagaaccaatgcgAAGCTCTAGGGTAATATTCCCCACCCCCAAATGCAAAGCGCGATACATATAAGtaaataaacaaaagtaaataaataaatcattcatcAGATATACGAGGAACGATAAACGAATACGAGggtgaaatgcaaaatatcctaaaagagaaaaatgcaacctaaaacatccaaatatgataaatataagggttaaaaagagaaaagacgactaaaccaagtgcttggactctcttacgtccccagtggagtcgccaagttgtcgcgccccatttttcgcgatggaaaagaaaaataaagtgtgaggtttataaaagatatgattttatttttaaacaagttaaaagggacctagaatgggacttaaaaagaatgcgacaatttgggtccaaaatttagtctaaaagggttttaaagaaaaaacaggagtcgccacttggtatggagttttggtgtaccaagtcacccaaaaaataaagtaaaacaaaataaaaccctttttgacaactccaggtctttgaaaacaagagaaaatggattcgggagtcacggttgaagaaagggaaggcaaagattcgattaactcaaatctaaggcaccctttcaacctagtctaagctagttgcgaggtttagtcaaaattttcctaatctaacccttaatttatcacatttggatgttttctatatgaatgcaaatttaaaaaaatatcgcAAGGGACAacatgttcattcaagggtttaattgaaccaatcgcattaattgcgaaggtcAAAATAAATCCTCGAAGGTGTCacaaggatgcaaatgatgaaaaagaaaagaaaataaaagaaaagaaattaaattatatacatatatataagtgatcaaagaaaaagggaatgcaacataaagggtacgggaggcaaaaaaaaaaattcgtgacataattttcttatacatggattaatagggtatttaaactagaaagttataatcacccatttcccatgtttgaaaaataattatcctaacatgaacaagcaaatgaactagcttaaatgggatgcaattctaaatgacatgattagcacctatagcgggtaggggataataaaatagggaatatcatgcaaatgagaaaagatcctaaaaatgaaaatatgcatgaaaatgtggtGAATAGCATACAATGATGAATCTAGCGCAAGAtgacctaaagggtctagcgttggactagcccatttctaaaagtccttactagcgttggactagcaagtaagcggagggagaaaccacaactagcgttgggctagtgtggtgacgtcatgcattaacaattcatagtgaaacaaataaagcataaattaaaacaaataaacacataagagcacgtagcacgtaacacgtaagcataatatctagatgcaaaaatcctaaggaaagcaggtaaaacatataacacataagccacataaacacgcaaacctatctattacatcggggaacgcctaactacaatctagaagggaaaaatataataaaacaaatctaattatcctatctattacattttttgaggtatttaaatgcctctcgaataattataaaaattaactaaacaaatataatataagagaatttaaatgaacatttaaatgcaataaataaaacatatgaaaatatataaacacataggaacacatagaagcacataagagcacgtaattgacattgaaataataaaataggagtacctcccgtttgaagtggtgactaagtGGAGTCAAAttatcctatttatactcacaatgaacaaaagaatcatggcaccaatttaattgaaaaaatagtaataataaaagtactaaattcacactaatatgtcaaacgtaaataaatttaagaatacttaaaaattacaagttaaacatactcaaaagtaacataattagctattaaaaaaaaaagcaatcataataaagagagtcaaaattcactagggactgaattgcaaaaattgaaaacttttgggggacaaaaattatattttccaaagttcaggggtcaaaattaaatgaaagataaaattcagggaCCAAAATGCAATTAATATAAGGACCTacatgaaagaaatttaaaatgttctgggctGCAGTGAAACTACTCAAAAGATcagggggccaaagtgcaaaatTCGGTTTCTGATTTGGGAGAAGAAAGGCCATCGGGccgttatttttatttatttgggccgGATACTACCTAAGCCCAGCCGAAAATCCAAGACCAAACACACAGGCCAGCCCGTCTTTTAtcactcaaacccaaccaaaattaAAGCATGGGCTCCGACCTTCTAGCTCAACCGAAACccgaaagaaataaaacaaaagtccATTccccaaacccaaccaaaataaccacagGCCCACCTAAAAAAAAACACTAGCCCAAAccactttccttttctttcttttcttttctttcttttcttttctttcttctcttcttcctcttttctttcttcttcttccaccGAGAAGCTGAAGCTTCTCCCTGCTGGCGGCCATGGTTGCCTCCGGCGGCGCCACCACCGGACCGCCGCCGGCGATCTCTCCGATCaccaaattttctcaaaatacaccccctcactcgatttttcgcgtagattccatttccggagttagtttttacaaaaaatgagtcgaaagtggtcaaaatgccaagaaatcagttcagttttttatttttttaaaaccttcacatcttcaccaaaaatcataaaaattatgccaaaaccCTCCTGATAACTTCTACATTACAACTATAATCTTAGTTTGacaaataaacaacaacaaaataaaGCATTAAGTCAAAACAGccccaaaatgaagaaaattattcTAATGCTTTGAAGGCTCAAAAACtcccaaaattttggataacCAAGCATTTTCAGATCTTTGCTAGCTAATGGTCATCCATTTAAGCAAACCATACACACCAAATTCACTCCTTTGattcattttttcattcaaacattttttcaaacatttggcaTGCATTCACAGCACCGTTTCTTTTTTCCCTAATTTTGTTCATGACCCATCCCGAAATTTCATCCATACAACACCAACAAAAACCAGCAAaaataagcaataaaaaaaGTAACCACACATACATTCAATCtagttaattaaaaaaaaaaaaaaaagctggaaAAAAGGGAGATAAATACCTCAATGAAGAGTTTGGTCCCTTTGCCAAGATTTTTGATGAAATTGCCAAGCTCCAATCCAACCGATTGCTGccttgttgtgtgcaaatgtgttTGGATTTTGTGGAAGAAAATGTGTAGAGGGagcccccccccttttttttttgttcctcttGTCTGATgagggagagagccgagagagcaAATTGAGCCAAAAGGGTGgagtcttttttttcttcttgtcctCTGTCcgtgagagccgagagaggAGATTGAGGaagtagttttcttttcttttgtttggtttttgTTCTCGTCTGTTAAGAGCTAGCCGAGAGAGTCAGGAGATGTATTTTTGGGAGAGAAAGTGGAGCTTCTCctcaattttttccaaaatgatCATTTCTCCACTAATGAAAAGACCAGTCCATGGCCATTGAGTGTGAAATGGGTTAATAGTGCATTTGGTGAAAGAGCAATAATTAGGAGAAGATttttgatttcttgattttctcttttttttgttttgcttttcttttttctcttttttttttctaaaacaaacctgcaaaaaatgagaaaaatacacattaaaatgtaagaaaataaataactcatcaaatagaaaaaattcactaaaatattaaaaattgacaaaaatttggtgtctacaccttcGTACTCGGTTTCGTCCTCACTCACGATTTCACCATTTTGCATCATAATCATAATTCTTTGATTGGGACATTGACTAGCAATATGGCCTCTACCTTGACACTTGAAGCATCGAGTATCACGAGCCCTAGGTTGTGCCCTAGGCTCCTCAAATTTCGGGGTAGAAGAGGGTGGCTTACCAACACTAGGGTTGCCCACCTTACCTCCCTCGATTCTCGGCTTTGGTGTAGGAGCATTTTGCGAAAACCGAGAGTCATTCCTTGGTTGGAATGGCCGGGTGGTAGAGTAGGTGGTATTGCCAAAATTCGATCGAGtggtacccctcctcttgagcctttgctcaaCCTTAATGGCCTTGTCAACAAGCTCATGCAACTCCATATAATGTTGAAGTTCCACTCGTTCAGCAATATCGGGTCTTAACCCGTTCAGGAATCTCGCCATGGTGGCTTCAGGATCCTCCTGTACATCCGCTCTAAGCATCAGGATCTCCATCTCCTTATGGTACTCATCCACACTCCGGTTGCCCTGGACTAAGGTTTGTAATCGGTGGTACAAATCCCTAGTATAATGTCTAGGTACAAAGCGGGTGCGCATCATGGCTCGAAGCTCGGGCCATGGAACGAGCTCAGGTAACCCATTTCTCCTTCTAGACTTtttgacttggtcccaccaaaccacAACGTATTCAGTGAATTCCATGGTTGCCAATTGCACCTTTTGCACCTCGGTGTAGTTTTGGCAAGAAAAGACCATTTCGATCTTGGATAACCATTCAAGAAAGGCCTTGGGATCGGACCGTCCTCTGAATTCAGGGATTTTCATTTTGATCCCCTTGAATCCATCAGCGGATCCAGTCGGGTTCCTTCACCTTGCCCGAAAAGGAGGTTCctcgtcatcatcatcattgttGGAACCATCGGATTCCTCCACGTCTCTTCGCCTTCGTGTAGACTTGGAGGTTTTTGGTGTTCCAGACGCTCGGAGTTGCAGCAACTCATCTTGAATGGGTACTAGCATGCCTTGGAAACGTCTCTCCATTTGC containing:
- the LOC140035585 gene encoding uncharacterized protein, whose product is MKIPEFRGRSDPKAFLEWLSKIEMVFSCQNYTEVQKVQLATMEFTEYVVVWWDQVKKSRRRNGLPELVPWPELRAMMRTRFVPRHYTRDLYHRLQTLVQGNRSVDEYHKEMEILMLRADVQEDPEATMARFLNGLRPDIAERVELQHYMELHELVDKAIKVEQRLKRRGTTRSNFGNTTYSTTRPFQPRNDSRFSQNAPTPKPRIEGGKVGNPSVGKPPSSTPKFEEPRAQPRARDTRCFKCQGRGHIASQCPNQRIMIMMQNGEIIQHKLQHNSWGAILISKDHACMVLKAKGITRDHMGGGIM